Proteins co-encoded in one Haloarcula pelagica genomic window:
- a CDS encoding aldo/keto reductase gives MVTNESDTFDIGGDLTVKRLGFGAMRITGDGIIGEPDDIGNARAVLQRAVELGVDFIDTADSYGPGVSERLIGETLDTEREDLVIATKGGLLRNTDADWLAHGDPDYLRNAQLCSRDRLRMDPIDLYQFHRPDPDTPFEESVHVLAELKDEGLVRHVGLSNVSVDQLDRAREIVDIATVQNQYNVANRDAEAVLEACEDAGIGFIPWYPLAAGELDGVDGIEEIARRHDATPHQIALAWLLGHSDVTLPIPGTSSIEHLEQNVAASAIELTDDELARLS, from the coding sequence ATGGTCACGAACGAGAGCGACACCTTCGACATCGGCGGCGACCTGACAGTCAAGCGGCTGGGATTCGGTGCGATGCGGATCACCGGCGACGGTATCATCGGCGAGCCGGACGACATCGGAAACGCCCGCGCTGTCCTGCAGCGCGCGGTCGAACTCGGGGTCGACTTCATCGACACCGCGGACTCGTACGGCCCGGGCGTCTCCGAGCGGCTGATCGGTGAGACGCTCGACACCGAGCGCGAGGACCTCGTGATCGCGACCAAGGGCGGCCTGCTGCGCAACACCGACGCCGACTGGCTCGCCCACGGCGACCCCGACTACCTCCGGAACGCACAGCTGTGTTCGCGCGACCGGCTGCGGATGGACCCGATCGACCTCTACCAGTTCCACCGCCCGGACCCGGACACCCCCTTCGAGGAGTCGGTCCACGTGCTCGCGGAGCTGAAAGACGAGGGGCTCGTCCGTCACGTCGGCCTCTCGAACGTCTCGGTCGACCAGCTCGACCGGGCGCGCGAGATCGTCGACATCGCGACGGTCCAGAACCAGTACAACGTCGCCAACCGGGACGCCGAGGCCGTCCTGGAGGCCTGTGAAGACGCCGGGATCGGCTTCATCCCGTGGTACCCGCTCGCCGCCGGCGAGCTCGACGGCGTCGACGGGATCGAGGAGATCGCACGGCGCCACGACGCGACGCCCCACCAGATCGCACTGGCGTGGCTGCTCGGCCACTCGGACGTGACCCTGCCGATCCCCGGCACGTCGAGCATCGAACACCTCGAACAGAACGTCGCCGCCAGCGCGATCGAACTGACTGACGACGAACTGGCCCGACTCTCCTGA
- the pheA gene encoding prephenate dehydratase, with protein MTTITLGPSGTYSHRAAQAVADDDITFSESVTAIVEAVADGEADRGVVPVENSIEGSVTESLDAFSTYDVAVVREIITPIRHALLAQGESFDLVASHAQALAQCRGWLDEHYPGIDVEAVTSTARGVERAREDPSVAAIGHPANATNGTELEVLAEDIQDRSSNATRFVVVAPASERSDAGSKTSFIVYPNADYPGLLLELLEPFADRDINLTRVESRPSGERLGDYVFHIDIAAGLYEERTQDALADIEALAENGWVRRLGSYDSQTVIN; from the coding sequence ATGACGACAATCACGCTCGGCCCCTCCGGCACGTACTCCCACCGGGCCGCGCAGGCGGTCGCGGACGACGACATCACCTTCTCCGAGTCGGTCACTGCCATCGTCGAGGCCGTCGCCGACGGCGAGGCGGACCGCGGCGTCGTCCCGGTCGAGAACAGCATCGAAGGCTCGGTGACGGAGTCGCTCGACGCCTTCAGCACGTACGATGTCGCCGTCGTCAGGGAGATCATCACGCCGATCCGACACGCGCTCCTGGCGCAGGGCGAGTCGTTCGACCTCGTCGCCAGCCACGCACAGGCCCTGGCGCAGTGTCGCGGCTGGCTCGACGAACACTACCCCGGGATCGACGTTGAGGCGGTCACCTCGACGGCCCGCGGCGTCGAGCGGGCGCGCGAGGACCCGTCGGTGGCCGCGATCGGCCACCCCGCGAACGCCACCAACGGCACCGAACTCGAAGTGCTGGCCGAGGACATCCAGGACCGCTCCTCGAACGCCACCCGCTTTGTTGTCGTCGCGCCGGCCAGCGAGCGCAGCGACGCCGGCAGCAAGACCTCCTTCATCGTCTACCCGAACGCCGACTACCCCGGCCTCCTGCTGGAACTGCTCGAACCCTTCGCCGACCGGGACATCAACCTCACCCGCGTCGAGTCCCGCCCCAGCGGCGAGCGACTGGGCGACTACGTCTTCCACATCGACATCGCCGCCGGCCTCTACGAGGAGCGCACCCAGGACGCGCTGGCGGACATCGAGGCCCTCGCCGAGAACGGCTGGGTCCGCCGGCTGGGGTCGTACGACTCCCAGACCGTCATCAACTGA
- a CDS encoding Hsp20 family protein, which produces MTDSDPLGEIERAFDVLSDQFGVSLGAVPTDVVETDDEFVVHMDLPGFDSADIEVKLVEDRTLSVTADHGESDESVDGQYITRERRQQSLSRSVRLPAAVEDDATASYEDGVLTVHLPKVVEDADDGTDIPVN; this is translated from the coding sequence ATGACCGACAGCGATCCGCTCGGCGAGATCGAGCGCGCGTTCGATGTCCTGTCCGACCAGTTCGGGGTCTCCCTCGGTGCGGTCCCGACCGATGTCGTCGAGACCGACGACGAGTTCGTCGTCCACATGGACCTCCCGGGCTTCGACAGCGCGGACATCGAAGTCAAACTCGTCGAGGATCGGACCCTCTCTGTCACCGCCGACCACGGCGAGTCCGACGAGTCCGTCGACGGGCAGTACATCACCCGGGAGCGTCGTCAGCAGTCGCTGAGCCGCAGCGTTCGGCTCCCGGCCGCCGTCGAGGACGACGCCACGGCCAGCTACGAGGACGGCGTCCTGACCGTCCACCTGCCGAAGGTCGTCGAGGACGCCGACGACGGGACCGACATCCCGGTGAACTGA
- a CDS encoding peroxiredoxin, producing MVLEPGTRPPSITATNQWGDRVSPDFETPTVLYFYPRDDTPGCTTEAQAFNDRYEEYHEAGVEVYGVSTDDVDSHCDFAEKHDLSFDLLADPDGTLAEAFDVEIRERDRARRTTYVLAKGQIVGVYEGVRAEGHAAEVLRDLMEAGLVPME from the coding sequence ATGGTGCTCGAACCCGGCACGCGACCGCCGTCGATCACCGCGACCAACCAGTGGGGCGACCGCGTCTCGCCGGACTTCGAGACGCCGACGGTGCTGTACTTCTACCCGCGTGACGACACGCCGGGCTGTACGACCGAGGCACAGGCGTTCAACGACCGCTACGAGGAGTATCACGAGGCCGGGGTCGAGGTGTACGGCGTCTCGACCGACGATGTCGACAGCCACTGTGACTTTGCCGAGAAACACGACCTCTCCTTTGACCTGCTTGCCGACCCCGACGGGACCCTCGCGGAGGCCTTCGACGTTGAGATCCGCGAGCGCGATCGGGCCCGCCGGACGACCTACGTCCTCGCGAAGGGACAGATCGTCGGCGTCTACGAGGGCGTCAGGGCGGAGGGCCACGCCGCCGAAGTCCTGCGGGACCTGATGGAAGCGGGCCTGGTCCCGATGGAGTAG
- the leuS gene encoding leucine--tRNA ligase, with protein MTTTGDERERGFDHTAIEPHWQEAWDDADVFRIEDDATDPEYVLAMFPYTSGSLHMGHVRNYTITDAFARFERMRGEHVLHPMGWDSFGLPAENAAEERDTNPRDWTLKCIDSMKEQLTEMGFGYDWEREIATCEPDYYKWNQWLFKRFDDAGLVERQGAELNWCPSCETVLADEQVEGEDELCWRCDTPIEHREMDQWFLTITDYAEELLDALDGLDGWPNNVREMQRNWIGKQEGASVAFEVGDYGAVDIFTTRLDTIYGATYFSLAPGHEVAQEIAEDNDEVAEYIEIAEGADEDDLDVTSGVFTGEYATNPATGEEIPVYVADYVLTDVGTGALYAVPAHDDRDHEFAEAHDIPITQVVEPGPEAAVDADEIDVQEQAYTEDGVLVDSGEYDGLHSEQARGEFVEVFDGDHRTEYNLRDWGISRQRYWGTPIPMIDCDDCGYVPVPDEDLPVELPEFVHTTGNPLDAAEEWKHVDCPECGGDAVRETDTMDTFVDSSWYFLRYTSPDLDDAPFDTERATDWMPVDQYVGGIEHAVMHLLYARFFTKVLDDIDLLSGGVREPFTNLTNQGMVLGADGNKMSKSLGNGVSPQRIIEEYGADTARLFIMEAAQPEKEFAWSAEGVQSAHSFLQNVYELTTDYVAGDVAAESGSEDAAIAAYVAREIDATAAAATTEYEQFRFNHALQAVRELVSLLRRYEEATDPDTETFERGLVTVTKLLAPVAPHVAEEIWQELDNEGLLAQADWPAGEAPAEYDLERRLVEDTREDVRDIVETVGIEDPQRITLAIAPAWKHRVVDIAREADNVVPAVMQNQELQQYGEAAADFAKDLAGRATFPDLLAPEREVEALRRAAWLIEREFGAEVVVQAPEEADDSLLDNAEPGRPAIDIDE; from the coding sequence ATGACCACGACCGGTGACGAACGCGAGCGCGGGTTCGACCACACGGCCATCGAGCCCCACTGGCAGGAGGCGTGGGACGACGCGGACGTGTTCCGCATCGAGGACGACGCCACGGACCCCGAGTACGTCCTGGCGATGTTCCCCTACACCTCCGGGAGCCTCCACATGGGCCACGTCCGGAACTACACCATCACGGACGCGTTCGCCCGCTTCGAGCGGATGCGCGGCGAGCACGTCCTGCACCCGATGGGGTGGGACTCCTTTGGCCTGCCGGCCGAGAACGCCGCCGAGGAACGGGACACCAACCCACGGGACTGGACGCTGAAGTGTATCGACTCGATGAAAGAACAGCTCACGGAGATGGGCTTTGGCTACGACTGGGAGCGCGAGATCGCCACCTGTGAGCCGGACTACTACAAGTGGAACCAGTGGCTGTTCAAGCGCTTCGACGACGCTGGCCTGGTCGAGCGCCAGGGCGCCGAGCTGAACTGGTGTCCCTCCTGTGAGACGGTGCTGGCCGACGAACAGGTCGAAGGCGAAGACGAACTGTGCTGGCGGTGTGACACGCCCATCGAGCACCGCGAGATGGACCAGTGGTTCCTGACGATCACCGACTACGCCGAGGAACTGCTGGACGCGCTGGACGGGCTGGACGGCTGGCCCAACAACGTCCGGGAGATGCAGCGCAACTGGATCGGCAAGCAGGAGGGCGCAAGCGTCGCCTTCGAGGTCGGCGACTACGGCGCGGTCGACATCTTCACGACGCGACTCGACACCATCTACGGCGCGACCTACTTCTCGCTGGCGCCGGGCCACGAGGTCGCCCAGGAGATCGCCGAGGACAACGACGAGGTCGCGGAGTACATCGAGATTGCCGAGGGGGCCGACGAGGACGACCTCGACGTGACCAGCGGTGTCTTCACCGGCGAGTACGCCACGAACCCCGCGACGGGCGAGGAGATCCCCGTCTACGTGGCCGACTACGTCCTGACCGACGTGGGGACCGGCGCGCTGTATGCCGTGCCCGCCCACGACGACCGCGACCACGAGTTCGCTGAGGCCCACGACATCCCGATCACGCAGGTCGTCGAACCCGGTCCCGAGGCCGCGGTCGACGCCGACGAGATCGACGTGCAGGAACAGGCCTACACCGAGGACGGCGTCCTCGTCGACAGCGGCGAGTACGACGGGCTCCACAGCGAACAGGCCCGCGGGGAGTTCGTCGAGGTGTTCGACGGCGACCACCGCACGGAGTACAACCTCCGGGACTGGGGCATCTCCCGCCAGCGCTACTGGGGGACGCCGATCCCGATGATCGACTGTGACGACTGTGGCTACGTCCCGGTCCCCGACGAGGACCTCCCGGTCGAACTGCCGGAGTTTGTCCACACCACCGGGAACCCGCTCGACGCGGCCGAGGAGTGGAAACACGTCGACTGCCCGGAGTGTGGCGGCGACGCGGTGCGGGAGACCGACACGATGGACACCTTCGTCGACTCCTCGTGGTACTTCCTGCGCTACACCTCGCCCGACCTCGACGACGCCCCGTTCGACACCGAGCGGGCGACCGACTGGATGCCCGTCGACCAGTACGTCGGCGGCATCGAACACGCCGTGATGCACCTGCTGTACGCCCGGTTCTTCACGAAGGTGCTCGACGACATCGACCTGCTTTCCGGCGGCGTGCGCGAACCGTTCACGAACCTGACGAACCAGGGGATGGTCCTGGGCGCGGACGGCAACAAGATGTCCAAGAGCCTGGGCAACGGCGTCTCGCCCCAGCGGATCATCGAGGAGTACGGCGCCGACACCGCCCGGCTGTTCATCATGGAGGCCGCCCAGCCGGAGAAGGAGTTCGCCTGGAGCGCCGAGGGCGTCCAGTCCGCGCACAGCTTCCTCCAGAACGTCTACGAACTGACGACCGACTACGTGGCCGGCGACGTGGCCGCCGAGAGCGGGAGCGAGGACGCGGCCATCGCGGCGTACGTCGCCCGCGAGATCGACGCGACGGCGGCGGCTGCGACCACCGAGTACGAGCAGTTCCGTTTCAACCACGCGCTGCAGGCAGTTCGGGAACTGGTCTCCCTGCTCCGGCGCTACGAGGAGGCGACCGACCCCGACACCGAGACTTTCGAGCGCGGGCTGGTGACGGTGACGAAGCTGCTGGCGCCGGTCGCGCCCCACGTCGCCGAGGAGATCTGGCAGGAACTGGACAACGAAGGACTGCTCGCCCAGGCCGACTGGCCCGCCGGCGAGGCCCCCGCGGAGTACGACCTCGAACGGCGCCTGGTCGAAGACACCCGCGAGGATGTCCGGGATATCGTCGAGACCGTCGGCATCGAGGACCCCCAGCGGATCACGCTGGCGATCGCGCCGGCCTGGAAACACCGGGTCGTCGACATCGCCCGCGAGGCCGACAACGTGGTCCCGGCAGTGATGCAAAACCAGGAGCTCCAGCAGTACGGCGAGGCCGCCGCGGACTTCGCCAAGGACCTGGCCGGCCGCGCGACGTTCCCGGACCTGCTCGCACCCGAACGGGAAGTCGAAGCCCTCCGGCGGGCGGCGTGGCTGATCGAGCGCGAGTTCGGCGCCGAGGTCGTCGTCCAGGCACCTGAAGAGGCCGACGACAGTCTGTTGGACAACGCCGAGCCCGGTCGCCCGGCGATCGATATCGACGAGTAG
- a CDS encoding DUF7535 family protein has product MADDTPTDSESTGSLLPEPLRTVTPLTGNRPDQEMDIFGWGMFLTIVILLVPLLPFIVIVWLISKVTESLAPN; this is encoded by the coding sequence ATGGCAGACGACACACCGACTGACAGCGAGTCGACAGGCTCGCTCCTCCCCGAACCGCTCCGGACCGTGACGCCGCTGACCGGCAACCGCCCCGATCAGGAGATGGACATCTTCGGCTGGGGGATGTTCCTCACCATCGTGATCCTGCTGGTCCCCCTGCTCCCGTTTATCGTCATCGTCTGGCTGATCTCGAAGGTGACAGAGTCGCTGGCACCGAACTAG
- a CDS encoding ornithine cyclodeaminase family protein yields MQTLLLGPDAVERHADLPAVVDAVSAAFAADARGNTIMPAKSYIDLPEYNGDFRSMPAYVHAGEWDAAAVKWVNVHPDNPTDHDLPTVLGTLIYSDPETAFPLAVMDGTNLTRLRTGGAAAVATDHLAVPDARSLGLVGAGTQAYTQLEAIATVRDIETVVIADRNERRQRAFVEHFADRFDVRAGSIADAAGCDVLSTITPVESPIVDREWVGEHTHVNAIGADAAGKHEHDDRTLQDAKLVIDDYEQCTHSGEINVPWSDGLLDDDDIYGELGAVVAGDIPGRERDDGITLFDSTGLAIQDVAAAHVAYTKARAAGDGTDFELVGTETT; encoded by the coding sequence ATGCAGACCCTGTTGCTCGGTCCGGACGCAGTCGAGAGACACGCCGACCTCCCCGCGGTCGTCGACGCGGTGTCGGCCGCGTTCGCCGCCGACGCGCGTGGGAACACGATCATGCCCGCCAAGTCCTACATCGACCTCCCGGAGTACAACGGCGACTTCCGGTCGATGCCGGCCTACGTCCACGCGGGTGAGTGGGACGCCGCGGCGGTCAAGTGGGTCAACGTCCACCCCGACAACCCGACCGATCACGACCTGCCGACGGTGCTGGGGACGCTGATCTACTCGGACCCCGAGACGGCGTTCCCTCTCGCCGTGATGGACGGGACCAACCTGACCCGGCTTCGGACCGGTGGGGCCGCGGCGGTAGCGACCGATCACCTCGCGGTGCCCGACGCCCGCTCGCTCGGCCTGGTCGGCGCCGGGACCCAGGCGTACACGCAACTGGAAGCGATCGCGACGGTCCGGGACATCGAGACAGTCGTCATCGCCGACCGGAACGAGCGGCGCCAGCGGGCGTTCGTCGAGCACTTCGCGGACCGGTTCGACGTTCGCGCCGGGAGTATCGCGGACGCGGCGGGCTGTGACGTGCTCTCGACGATCACGCCCGTCGAGTCGCCCATCGTCGACCGCGAGTGGGTCGGCGAGCACACCCACGTCAACGCCATCGGCGCCGACGCCGCCGGGAAACACGAACACGACGACCGCACGCTCCAGGACGCCAAACTCGTCATCGACGACTACGAGCAGTGTACCCACTCGGGCGAGATCAACGTCCCCTGGAGCGACGGCCTGCTGGACGACGACGACATCTACGGCGAACTCGGCGCCGTCGTCGCCGGCGACATCCCGGGCCGGGAGCGCGACGACGGCATCACGCTCTTTGACTCGACGGGGCTCGCGATCCAGGACGTGGCCGCCGCTCACGTCGCGTACACGAAGGCACGAGCGGCCGGCGACGGGACCGACTTCGAACTCGTCGGGACCGAGACGACCTGA
- a CDS encoding 50S ribosomal protein L16 has translation MSEKPASMYRDIDKPSYTRREYITGIPGSKIAQHEMGQKQTDRDDYPVQISLIVEESVQLRHGSLEASRLSANRHLIKELGEDGDYKMTLRKFPHQVLRENKQATGAGADRVSDGMRQAFGKIVGTAARVQSGERLFTAYCQVEDAPHVKEAFRRAYNKITPSCRIKVERGEELLIA, from the coding sequence ATGTCGGAAAAACCCGCCTCAATGTACCGGGACATCGACAAGCCCTCGTACACGCGCCGCGAGTACATCACGGGCATCCCGGGTTCGAAGATCGCACAGCACGAGATGGGCCAGAAACAGACCGATCGTGACGACTACCCGGTCCAGATCAGCCTCATCGTCGAGGAGTCGGTCCAGCTTCGCCACGGCTCGCTGGAGGCCTCCCGCCTCTCGGCCAACCGCCACCTCATCAAGGAACTCGGCGAGGACGGCGACTACAAGATGACCCTGCGGAAGTTCCCCCACCAGGTCCTGCGCGAGAACAAGCAGGCGACCGGTGCCGGGGCCGACCGTGTCTCCGACGGGATGCGCCAGGCGTTCGGGAAGATCGTCGGCACCGCCGCCCGCGTCCAGTCCGGCGAGCGCCTCTTTACCGCGTACTGCCAGGTCGAGGACGCCCCCCACGTCAAGGAGGCGTTCCGCCGTGCCTACAACAAGATCACGCCCTCGTGCCGGATCAAGGTCGAACGCGGCGAAGAGCTGCTGATCGCCTGA
- a CDS encoding glutathione S-transferase family protein, producing the protein MNMLVDGEWRTDAYETTNDDGEFDRQETAFRDRIEDDPDARFQPEAGRYHLYVSLACPWAHRTLLVRRLKGLEDAISVDVVDPYRDDDGWQFTPEKAGCTEDTVNGADYLREVYLAADPEMTGRVTVPVLWDTQEATIVNNESEEILRMLDTEFDALAEHDVDLYPEGYQDEVDRLIDEIYEPINNGVYRTGFADTQDAYDDAVAELFDALDHWDAVLEDQRYLAGDRLTEADICMFTTLVRFDEVYHTHFMCNHRLVREYDNLWPYLRDLFQTPGVAETVNMDHIKEHYYTTHPDVSPKRIVPMGPDPDFSASHDRDDLPGDLPEDLLATA; encoded by the coding sequence ATGAACATGCTCGTCGACGGCGAATGGCGGACGGACGCGTACGAGACGACCAACGACGACGGGGAGTTCGACCGGCAGGAGACGGCGTTCCGCGATCGAATCGAGGACGACCCCGACGCGCGCTTCCAGCCCGAAGCGGGACGCTATCACCTCTACGTCTCGCTGGCCTGTCCGTGGGCTCACCGGACGCTGCTCGTCCGGCGGCTCAAGGGCCTCGAAGACGCCATCAGCGTCGACGTGGTCGACCCGTACCGTGACGACGACGGCTGGCAGTTCACGCCCGAGAAGGCGGGCTGTACCGAGGACACGGTCAACGGTGCCGACTACCTCCGCGAGGTCTATCTCGCGGCGGACCCGGAGATGACCGGGCGGGTGACGGTACCGGTCCTGTGGGACACACAGGAAGCGACCATCGTCAACAACGAGTCCGAGGAGATCCTGCGCATGCTCGACACCGAGTTCGACGCGCTCGCCGAGCACGACGTGGACCTCTACCCCGAGGGCTACCAGGACGAGGTCGACCGGCTCATCGACGAGATCTACGAACCGATCAACAACGGCGTCTACCGGACCGGGTTCGCCGACACCCAGGACGCCTACGACGACGCGGTCGCGGAGCTGTTCGACGCCCTGGACCACTGGGACGCGGTGCTCGAAGACCAGCGCTACCTCGCCGGCGACCGGCTGACCGAGGCGGACATCTGCATGTTCACGACGCTGGTCCGGTTCGACGAGGTGTACCACACCCACTTCATGTGTAACCACCGGCTCGTCCGCGAGTACGACAACCTCTGGCCGTATCTCCGCGACCTCTTCCAGACGCCGGGGGTCGCCGAGACGGTGAACATGGACCACATCAAAGAGCACTACTACACGACCCACCCGGACGTGAGTCCCAAGCGCATCGTCCCGATGGGGCCCGACCCGGACTTCTCGGCCTCCCACGACCGTGACGACCTGCCCGGGGACCTCCCCGAGGACCTGCTGGCGACGGCCTGA
- a CDS encoding type IV pilin N-terminal domain-containing protein, whose product MTDLVGNARGVSTVIGVVLMIAIVVVLAAVVGSFVLDLGQQQPRNAPQVAIVADYNKQTDPSGEYLNLSVGSGDTLQRDELSIVVSGARDSSGNDVSLTASPVQAQAPTEIRAGTELTINADHFSGVGPGEHLDLSEATLRLVWEPDTSEETETYVVYRWPDPSTR is encoded by the coding sequence ATGACCGATCTCGTCGGGAACGCGCGGGGGGTGAGCACCGTCATCGGCGTCGTGTTGATGATCGCGATCGTCGTCGTCCTGGCGGCGGTGGTCGGGTCGTTCGTCCTCGATCTCGGCCAGCAACAGCCACGGAACGCGCCACAGGTCGCGATCGTCGCCGACTACAACAAGCAGACCGATCCCAGCGGGGAGTATCTGAACTTGAGCGTCGGAAGCGGTGACACGCTCCAGCGGGACGAACTCTCGATCGTCGTGAGCGGCGCCAGAGACTCCAGCGGGAACGATGTCTCGCTGACCGCCAGCCCCGTCCAGGCACAGGCGCCCACGGAGATCCGAGCGGGGACGGAGCTCACCATCAACGCCGACCACTTCAGCGGGGTCGGACCGGGCGAACACCTCGATCTGAGCGAGGCGACGCTCAGGCTCGTCTGGGAGCCGGACACGAGCGAGGAGACCGAGACGTACGTCGTCTACCGCTGGCCGGACCCGAGCACCCGTTAG
- a CDS encoding TrmB family transcriptional regulator — MDDSTLAARLEQLGLSEKEVDTYLSILRTGEAKASEIADDTGVSKRYVYSISESLEERGFVDVNDHVVPTTIRARPPEEVIASLTDQLTEMETALADRFADTEREPQQFDVIKSRVTVVKRLSEYIANAESEIMLSVPQQHLPEIGDELAAAVDRGVLVMLVVNSTDRIDATDVAGKASVARAWEQGMPIMLTVDGQYGLVAPADMVLRTNSDQRAIAFVQKQIVPILSGSFLGNYWPMATELHVAEPRPLPATYRSFRHLVLQATLRLRADEDVTFSAEVYPVQAGGDTRHIEGRVVDTRQGMAEPQTNAYPIEHTLVIELGEETATIGGPGSFLEDFEAGEARLS; from the coding sequence ATGGACGACTCAACGCTCGCAGCGCGGCTCGAACAACTCGGTCTCTCCGAGAAGGAGGTCGACACGTACCTGTCGATCCTCCGGACCGGCGAGGCCAAGGCCAGCGAGATCGCCGACGACACCGGCGTCTCGAAGCGCTACGTCTACAGTATCAGTGAATCGCTCGAAGAACGCGGGTTCGTCGATGTCAACGATCACGTCGTGCCGACGACGATCCGGGCCCGTCCGCCCGAGGAGGTCATCGCCTCCCTGACCGACCAGTTGACCGAGATGGAGACGGCGCTCGCGGATCGGTTCGCCGATACGGAGCGGGAACCCCAGCAGTTCGATGTCATCAAGTCCCGCGTGACGGTGGTCAAGCGCCTCAGCGAGTACATCGCCAACGCCGAGAGCGAGATCATGCTCTCGGTCCCCCAGCAACACCTCCCGGAGATCGGCGACGAACTCGCCGCCGCGGTCGACCGCGGCGTCCTCGTCATGCTCGTGGTCAACAGCACAGACCGGATCGACGCGACCGATGTCGCCGGGAAGGCCTCCGTCGCCCGCGCCTGGGAACAGGGAATGCCGATCATGCTCACGGTCGACGGCCAGTACGGACTGGTCGCGCCGGCGGACATGGTCCTCCGGACGAACTCCGACCAGCGGGCGATCGCGTTCGTCCAGAAACAGATCGTTCCGATCCTCTCCGGGTCGTTCCTGGGGAACTACTGGCCGATGGCGACCGAACTACACGTCGCCGAGCCGCGCCCGCTCCCGGCGACGTACCGGAGCTTCAGGCATCTCGTCTTGCAGGCGACACTCCGGCTTCGGGCCGACGAGGACGTGACCTTCTCCGCCGAGGTCTACCCCGTCCAGGCCGGCGGCGACACCCGACACATCGAGGGCCGGGTCGTCGACACGCGCCAGGGGATGGCCGAGCCACAGACCAACGCCTATCCCATCGAACACACGCTGGTCATCGAACTGGGCGAGGAGACGGCGACGATCGGCGGGCCGGGCTCGTTCCTCGAAGACTTCGAGGCCGGCGAGGCCCGCCTCAGCTAA